CCACTTATACTTAACTCACTATCTTTTCCATATACTCCTATATTTCCTTTTCCACCTGCTGCTACTGTTCCTAGTGTTGTATCAGAATTTGAAGCAAATACTCCAATTTTATTTTGTCCATTTTTTGCTGTTATTGCTCCAGTTACTGTGTTTGTTCCACCATATATAGCTGTTTTAATTGAGTAGTCAGCATCTGTTATTGTTGGAAGATTTATAGTTCCTGATGTGCTTAAATAATATCCTCCAATAGAATAATTATCTTTATCTCCTGCATGAAGAGTTACTGTTCCAGTTGCTGCTCCTAATGTTGCTCCATTGACTACATATCCAACTCCCTTTGTAACATTTAATGTTCCAAAGTTTAAAATACTTCCTGATCCTGACAAATACATTCCTATACCGCTATTAGTTACAGTTATAGTTCCTAATGCATTATCAATATTTCCAACATCAGTATACATACCCACTGCATCTTTTCCATTTACATTTATAATATTATCATTTTTAACAGTTACTGTAGCTCCTGTTCCTGTAGCTACCAGTCCAAGTCCTTTCTCTTGTACATTTATAACCCCTGTTGCAGTATTTGATACAATGTATGGCCCTCCAGTACTGTATACTCCAAGAAGTCCTGCTGAACCATTTCCTATTGTAATAGTTCCAGAGTTAGAAAGATTTCCATCTTTTGTTGCAGCTAACGTTCCTGTTCCGCTTCCTATAGCAATATTAGCCCCAAGATTTACTGTACCTCCATCATTAAATGAAAGTATTCCTCCATCTCCAGTGAAATTTACTGTAAGATTTCCTGAAGTTCCTAGATTAGCAGTAGCTCCTGTATTTACTAAGACTCCTATTCCAGTTCCATTTATATTTATAGTTCCTGCATTAGCATTAAGTGTAGTTCCTGCTCCTCTTAAATACATTCCTATTGCGCCATTTCCTACATTTGTAGTTGCAGAATAGTTTATTGTATTTCCATTTTCTGTTAATATACCAACAGTTCCAGATGTAGGAGCATTTATTGTAGAATTTCCTACTGTATGATTCAATGCTGATCCACCAAGATATAGTCCTACAGATGATGTACTTGCAACTCCCCCAGTTGTTATTACTGCTCCATTTACACTAGCTGTATTATCTTTAAGATAAACTGCTACTGTGTCTTTTGAGTTTCCAGCATTTATAGCTCCAGATACTACTGAACCATTTTCTACATATACTCCAGTTCCTGATGTTCCATTAATAGTAACAGAGAAATCTATTTTAGCATTGTTATTTCCATATACTCCTACTGAATTAGTACTAAGATTTAAAGTTCCAGCATTTGTTATTTTTCCAGCTCCTGTGCCATTAAGTGCAATACCTGTACCTGTTCCAGTCAGATTTATTGTTCCACCAGCACCATTAAATCCAGCATTTGTTCCTGCTGCATATACTCCAGTTCCTGTTGTTACATTTATAGTGCCAGTATTTATTCCTGTACTTGTTCCTGTTCCACTTAATACAGCTATACCTATTGCATTATCAGTTGTTATAGTTGAACTGTTTTTAACAGTGGCTGTTGCAGCTGCTGCTCCTTCTGCTACCATTCCGACAGTTCCTGAACCTGCTCCAGTTAGATTTATTGTTCCTTTATTGTCAGCTGTTCCATTATCTACATAATATCCAACTGCTGTTCCAGATGTTGTTCTACTGAAGTTTCCATTTGCAGTGTATGTTGAGCCACCACTTATCAAAGCTCCTACTGAACCAGGAGCTGTATTATCAGTTATATTTTTACTGTTTGTTACTTGTATTCCAGCATTAGCATAAATACCTGCCTCTTGATTAGTTCCAGTAAGAATAATATCTGCATCATGATTTGCTGTTTTTGTATTTCCTCCTGTATAGAATAATCCTATATTTGCATTTGATGAATTGTTTGTTAATGTAATAGTTCCACCAGTTACTCCAGCTCCATCAGCAAGATACATTCCTGTTCCATAAGTAGCTCCTCCAAGAGTACCTATATTTAAAGTTAATCCTCCAGATAGATTAATATTTCCAGCAGCTCCGTAGATTCCAACTGAATTTCCAGCAGTTGAACCAGAATTTATAGTTGCATTAGCCAATGTTCCACCATTAGAAAAATAGATACCTACTGTTTTATCTCCTTCAGATGTGTATGTTCCATTAGTTAAAGTATTGACTCCATTGACATAAATACCAACTGCTGCATTCTCTGCTTTGATAATTGCATTGTTAGTTAATGTATTAGTTCCATCTAAATAAATTCCAACAGATTTTTTAGTTCCAGCATCTGCTACTCCATCAACATTTAAATTACCAGTTACATTTATGATTGAACCATTTTTTGCATATACATAGATATTTTCTTTTGAATTATCTAATGTCATTGTACCAGTACCTAAATTAACTGTAGCATTATCTGCTGCTATTCCAAAAGCATTTGTTGTATTAAATTTTATAGTTCCTGTATTGCTGTCTGTAATTTCAGCCCCATCTTTTCCTACCATTCCAGCAGCACCTGAACTTTTTAAATCTATTGTGCCATGATTTATTGCAATTCCTGTATTTGTAACTGCAACCATACCTAATTGACTAGAATCTCCTACTTCGATAGTACCATTATTAATAACTGTTCCTTTTTTAGTATACATACCAACAGCATTTGTTTTTCCTGATGTCATTTCTATTTTTCCATCATTAGATGAGCTTCCATTATTTACATAAATTCCAACTCCATTTGCACCTAATTTCATAATAGTAGTACTTGCTGTACTTGCACCAGTAACTCCTTGTACATATAGTGAAGTAACATTACTAATATTAGATGTGTCTATTGTTCCCGTAGGCACTTGGATAGTTGTAGCAACAGGGGCTGTATTTGCATCACCATGTATTGCTATTACCCCCCTATCTCCAGCAGCTCCTGCTGATGTTATTGTTCCTATTGTAGCTGTTGAAGAAATTACTGAATCTGGAGAAAGGGCAATACCAGTAGCTCCTTTTCCTAATTCAAGATTTCCAATATCTGTTACAGTAACAGCATTTTCACCATAAATACCAGTAGAATTTTCACCAATTTTTAAATTATTGGTATTTCCTATTTCTGTTTCAGCTTCATGTCCTGTTCCAGTTCCACTAGCATATATACCTATTGAATTTTTTCCAACAGTTATTGTTCCAGTATTAGTAGCTGAAATAGTTCTATCCATTCCAGGGGCTAAACTTGCATCTCTACTATTATTTTCTAGATATATCCCTACTGAGTTTTCTCCATTAGTTATAATATCTCCATTATTTGTTACTGAAGTTTTACCTTGATTTAAAGCTGTGCTTCCAAATTCTTCTCCAGCCAAAGTTCCTAATGAAGTTTTTCTCCATGCTGTAGCATAGATACCTAGTGCTTCATCTCCATAAACATCAATTTTAGCTCCAGAGTTATTATCTACATTTGAACCATTAGTTGCAAATATACCAGTTCCACCTTTTACAGAAGTATATCCTTTTTGTACTTCAATAGTTCCAGCATTATTTAATTGTCCATAGTTTATAAATACTCCTACAGCTCCAGCTCCAGCATCTGTTCTGGCAGCTGATATTATAGAATTATTATTTATTTTTGTTGTAGCATTAGAAGTTGCATTTTTACTAGAGTTCATCTCTAAACCAATAATTTGTCCCTTATATGCAGCTGCTCCTAGTGCACTTCCTGTTGATGCAGAAGCTAGATTTGCAGTAACAGGATTATTTACATTCAGAACACTGTTTTGGGCAACAACTCTATTGAAATAGTAAAAATCTGCTCCTGATGTAGATGATTTATCCATTGGTACATCAACATTAATTGTAGTTTTTTCTAAAGCTGCTTCCAGATACTCAGTTATTCCAGCATCACTTGTTACAGTAACTCCTGAAGTGACATCTCCTTGTAAAGTACTTATAGAAGTTGTAGGCATATTTTTTATATTAAATACTATTACATCATTTGATTTTACATGAACCTTTGTTCCTGTAAGAGTAAGAGTTACAAGAGCAAACGGATCTTTGTCTATATCAAATGCTGTAGCTGTACCATTTAAAACTATTTCAGCATCAGTCAAATTAATTTTTCCAACTCCATCAGTATATGCTGCATATCCATTGTTAACTTCAATCTTTCCATTGCTAAAATCAATATTTCCACCTGTTCCAATAGAAGCTATACCAGCAGCTCCATCTGTGACTTTAATGTTAGTGTATTGTGCATGGATAATACCATTATTGACCATTAATCCAATTCCTCTATATGATCCAGCACTTCCTGACACTTCTGCCCCTTGAATTTCTATATCAGGAGTAGAGTTAAGACTAGATTTATTAGCTGTTATTACTGCTCCACTGGCAGCAAAAGCTCCCAGTGCATTTATACTGTCAGAACTTGTTGGAGAATCTACTGATAATTTAAGATTTGATATACCAGTAGTTGCTGTTATAGAAGTTCCACTTCCTTCAGCATATAATCCAATTCCATTTACAGAAGTGTTCCCATTTCCTTTTATATCTTTTATCGAAATACTGTATCCATTTTTAGCTACAGCTCCAACATTATTTTTTCCTCCATCTAAAACTATTGTACTTGCTGAAGATATATTTCCACCTTTATTTTGTAGAACATTGCTGGTATTATAAATATTCATTGCTATCATACCTATATTATTTTCTCCACCCAAGACTTCTACTGAACCTGTTCCCAAAGTCAAAGTTGGAGAAGTCCCTGATGTTGTTGTTATAGGTACAACTCCAATAGAGTTTTCTGTATTAGAATAAATTTTAATTCCATGTGAATCAAGACTCATGCTTTTATATGATAGTATTCCTACAGTTCCCTCTATTTTATTAATATTAGTATTATCTCCATAATAGTTATTAATAGCAGAACCACCATTTGTATCTCCTGCTGCAACATTAAGAACTTTATTTGCTGTTCCTAATGAATCTCCTATATCTGCATGAAAATTTCCATAAATATTATTTCCAGAAGGATTAAAAGAGTTAGTCACATATAGACCTATACTGCTGTCTCCATATAGAACTACTGGTTTTCTAGTCCCTGCTCCATCTGTAAAGTCCATATATAATGTTCCATTCGCACTTCCAGCAGATTTTCCATATACACCTAATGATCCTTTTCCTGTCATTTCTATTGTTCCTCTATTAACAATAACATTATTTAATGCTGTTGTTAATGTAGCACCACTATTTATTGTATAAGCACCACTATCATTAGTATAAAATTTCATACTTCCTGAATTATACATTACCTGTTGAACAGTTCCACTATTATCATTAGATACTAGGAAACCTGAATTATATGCATCATATATATTTGTCCCATCATTAAATGGTCTAATTATTATTTCATCAGTATTAATTGCAAAAGTTATACTGTTGGAACTATGCATATATTGATTTGTAAGAGATAAATTTCCACCTTCCATTACTATTTTTCCACTATTGAGCCACATCATTCCTCTTGCGCTGTATGCCGTTCCATGACCAGTAGTATACCCTGCTCCAACAGAAGTTGATACTGCTGCTACATCATCCCAGGCATTAATCACATTAGCAGCTTTAGTAGCACTGATATATTGCGCTATAGTTGTATTGGTTTGATTAGTTGCCTTTTCTAAAGCAGCTTTTATAGCTGCAAAAGTATTTGTTGCACCATGGTTATCCATATGAACAAATTCTCTTAAATTTAATGTACTTTGTTCATTTTTTCCAGTGTATATAAAATTTCCGTTATTATATAATCCAATACGTTGTACTGTTACAGCTTGTACTCCAGTTCCTTGACTATAATAATTGCTTCCATTACTATTTTTAAAGTTTTTATTTGTTGTAACATCAGCCATTGCACTTATTGTATCGTTTGCAACAGATAGTCCAGCTGTTGTTGCTCCTAAATATGTATATGCAACATAATCTTTATATGTATAAGCAAATCCTCCATATGTAGTTGTCGAATTTGGCATTCCAGTTTCTCTGTCAACAAGAAAATCTCCATTTAGTACTGCTATATTAGCAATAAAACCATTTTCTCCTATAACATTATCAACATAGTATTTATTTCCATTTCCTATTGAACGTGAACTAAAAGCAACATCTGGTATTTCTGGAATAACAATATCAGGTGCTGTTGGTTTTTCAGGTGCACTTACCATTGTTGGATCTACTGCATGTGGAATTGCAACAGTTGGTTTAATAATAGTTTTATCTCCAGGTACAGTTGGTGTAGGCACAGTAGGTGCTGTTACATTTATTGAGGCAACTGCTCCAGGTGTTGTCACACTAATTGTAGGTGAAGAAATTGTTGCAGGAGCTGTAGGTGGTGTCACAGTAGGTGTTGTTAAACTAGGAATTCCACCAATTGTAGGAATTCCAACAGCTACATTTATTGTTTTATTTATCTCTGGAAGTATTGGTTCAATAGGAACAATATTCGCTCCAACTTCTATTTCTTCTCTAAATACTTCAGTGTCGACAGCTACTCCATTTCCAGACATTATTTTGTCTTTTCCAATATTTCCTGTAGCTCTAAGTAGACTTCTTCCACTCTTTGTCCCATAGTGCTTATTTATTGCATCTATTGTTTCAGAAAATTCTTTATCAGTTCTATCTTTCATTTTTCCATTATCTAAATATTGATAACTTAAAAATACCTGTGTACTGTTGAATAAAGGTTTAGAATAAAAATCTCCCTTTCTTACAAGTTCTACAAAATCTGAATTGTATTCTTTTATCATTCTTTCATTTTCTGCTATTTTTCTTTTTATTTCCTCGCGCTCTGTTTGTATCTTAGTTAAAAGATCTCCTTTAGTTTCCTGTATCTCTTCTGCTGTTATTCCTGCACCTAAAGATATCCCTCCTGTTATCATGAAGGCTATCAAAAGCGAAAGAGAATAACTGACTTTTCTCTTCAAAAATCTCTTTAGAGATTTTTCAATGTCACCTTTTTTCATAAATCTTTCCCCCTTAGTTTCCTGCTCTAACTTTTTGTTCCATCTTATCTAATCTATTCAAGTATTCATTAAGTTTCTCATTTTCTAATAATAATAGTTCAATCTCGTTATTATTAGATTTGAATTCATCATATACTTCATCATATTTTTGACTTAGAAATACTCTCTTTTCATCAGGTTCCATTCCTAAAACTTCCTCAAGTTTCATGATTTCTTCCTCTTCCATTTTCAGAAAAACCATTCTTTCCTTACCTATTTCAAAAGCTGCTCCTGCTGCTGCAATTCTAGCTTCTGGAGTATTTTCGCTTCTGAATACCTTTTCCTCAAGAGATTCATTCATATCTCTTCTGATCTCTTCAATTATTTTTTTTCCTTTTTTTTCTTCAGCTTTTTCAGCTGCAATTCTAGCTTTCTCTTCATCTTCAATAGCTTTTTGTTTTGCCTTTTCTTCAGCCTGTATCTCTTTTCTTATCTGTTCAAGAACTTTTTTCCCCTCTTTTTCACTTATTTCCTGTGAATAAAGCGCTGTTGTCAAACAAGATAGAAAAAGAAATAGAGTAATTATTTTTTTCATATCTCTTTCCTCCTTAAATTAAATTACTTTCAAGATGTTATATATAAAATTTAATAAAATAATCCCCCCTCTTTTTTATTTTGTTTTGACATACAAAAAATCGAAAAAAATGTATAATTCTTTTGAAAGTATACGAATTTTTTCTCTGAAAATCGTAAAAAAGTAAACGATTTTTATTTATATAATTAAATTATAGCACTAAAAAAGTTGTTTTAAAACAAAAAAATATTTCAAAATCAATAAAAATGATTTTTATTAGAAAAATATAGAAAAGTATTCAGAATTAAAGGAATAAAATGGAAAATTCTAGAAAAATGATTTTTATAAAAAAATACAAAAAATAAAAAACAACCATACTTGTTAGTACAGTTGTTTAAATGAAGTATAAAAATAAAAAATATTATATTAAAATAAATTTAGAATACTTTCAATTTCTTCAGCATTTTTAATAGCTTTAGTTACAACAGGATGAAATTTAAAAGTTCCAAATAAAACTTTTTTTAAAGATAATGTATCTAATTCACATTCTTCATTGTTTTTTAAAGTTAATGATATTCCCACTCTAGTTACCATTCCCGGAATGAGAGAATTAATAATAATTTTCTTTTTAGCAATATTATCAGCATTTATTTCCAATGCTTTAAAGTCTAAAAAAGCAGGCTGCAGGAGTACTACAACTTTCTTTTCTTCATCAATAGCTATAGTTGAATAATTACAGTCCCATCTTTTAGTGAAATTATAGCCTTTTTCTTTTGAAAGATTTTCTAAACATTTAGTTCTTTTATTTTTCATCACTATACGAGTATTAAGAAAAACAATAAAAAAGTTTCCTAGAATCATAAATAATATGACAAAAATAATTAAAAAAAGTTCATATTTTCCCCCCTTGGTGTTTTACGAATTATGTTCAAACAAATGAATTTTTTAACTTAATAAGTATATCATAAATTTAATAAGAAAGCTAATTTTGTTTTTATATAAATTATATAAGTGTTTTGTAAAAAAAATTATATTTCTCCATAAGCGATAAGAGGATCATCAATAGCTATGGCTAAAGATATTGTTTCATAAAGTATAATTCCAGCAAATTCAGCTTTATAAGTTTCAAGAATATTTCCAAAACAATCTTTTATTTCTCCAAGAAAAGCTCCTTTTTTAAAAGTATCTCCTGCTTGGAAAGCTGGATACCAGAATCCATTGTGTTTTGATTCAAGGTATTTAGAATTATTTATTTCTTTTTGAGACGAAACAGATGAATTAGAATTATTTTCTAATATATGAAAATATTTTAAAAGATTTTTAATATCCTGTTTATAAGCAGTAACTTCTTCTTTACTCCATAATCCTCTTCCTCCCCTTTCTACTAGAAGAGAAGGAACTCCCTGCATAGCTGCTGAGCTATAAACTCCATTGACAGAGGAAGATTTTACTCTGTAAGGAACAGAAAGAGATTTAGCAGCTTCTATTGATATTTCTTTTATATTTTCATCAGCAGAACCAGAAAAATATACAAAAGGCATCACATTTTCTTGAACATCTCCTCCATGAAGATCAAAGAAAAAATCTATATTAGGATAAAGATTTTTTGAAAAACTATATGCTATTTTTTCTGAGAGAGTTCCATCTTTATTTCCTGGAAAAACCCTATTAAGATTTTTGTTATCTTCTGGCATTACAGCAGGAAGCCTTTTAAAAAATCCAGTGTAGTTAACTGGATGTAGTATGATGACTGTTCCTGAAATATTGTTAGGAGATAATTCTTGAGCTATTTCAATAGCAGCTTGTATTCCTACATATTCACAGCTGTGAACTCCAGAAGAAATAACTATTGTTTTTCCTTCTTGCTTTCCACAAATAATAGTGATAGGAATATGATAGTTAGTTTTTTCTATATTCCAATATCCTTTTTCTTTTTTTCCATTTTCACATTTTATATTTCCTAAAATAAAACTCATAACTTTCTCCTTTTAATTAAAATTTAAAAAATGATGTTCATATAAAAATAGACATAGATGTAAAAATATTAAGATAAAACTATATATTTCTGAGATAATAAAAAGTTATCCAATACTTTAACAGGTGAATATAAGACTCAAAGAAATAATAGGCAGACTTGTAAAAATAATACATTTAAGTTCAACTAGTTAAAGATCTATTCCTAAGAATTTTTTCACTAGTATACCTATTACAAAGGATATAGCAGCCACAGAAAGACTGATTCCAGCCATTTCTAAAAATCTTTTTATGAAGGGCAGATCTTTGGCTACTGAAATATAATAGTTGAAGAAGAGAATGATAAAAATAACAGTAATAAGCATTGTAATTAAAGCACCAAGCCACATATCTTCTGGAAATAGAAGATATGGAAGTACGAGAAGAGCAACAGTAATAAGGTAAGCTACACCTGTATAAACACTTGATTTCATTGCATTCGGATTATTTTCTGCTCTTTCAGCAAGATAGTTTGAGGCAGCCATAGAAAGAGTTGCAGAGATTCCAGTGATTATTCCAGAAAGGGCAACAATTCTTGTATTCATAAGAGCAAATGAAAGACCAGCAATAGTCCCTGTAAGCTCAACAAGAGCATCATTTAATCCAAGTACCATAGCACCAACATATTGAAGTCTTTCTTCATCAAGCATTTCAATAAGTTCATGTTCATGTCTTAATTCATCTTCTGAGGCTTTTTTAGCTTCAGGGACTTCATCTATTATATCTGCATATTTAGAACTGGCATTAGTTTCACCACTTTGAATGAGCTTTAATACGAAAGTAAATCCCATAATTACAGAGAGAAACTTGTACCAATAAATAAGTTTGAAATTAGGTTTTATATTTTTTTTAGTAAAACTTTTCCACATTTTGGCATGATCTCTTTCATCACTAGCCATTTTTTCTAAAATATTTTTATTTTTAGGATTTTTTTCTTTTTTTGACAGAAAATCGTAAATTAAACTATCTGTTTCTTCATCAGCTTGGCTTTTAAGTAATATATCTAATGCTTTTTGACTCAATATTCTTTCTTCCATTTATATCCACCTCTGTTTGTAAAATTATAATTATTCCTATATTTAGATTATATTACATACTTATATCAAAATACAATTTTTATAAAAAATATTTATTTTTATAAAATGCTTTGATATTGAGGTACTATTGAAGATATTATTGTCTAAAATTAATTTTATTTTTTAGGAAAATAGAGGAAAATGAATGATTGTATGGTATATAACTAAGCATAAATTTTATTTATAAAAAATACTTAATTATAAAAAAAATAAAATAGGAAATAAAAAAATGAGTAAAAATAAAGGATATACATATTTAAATATAGTTGTTTCAACACTTGTAATATTGAGTTTTATGTATGTGGGAATAATATATTATAGAAATTTAAAAGAAAAAAGAGAAATAGAAGAAGCAAAACAGAAAATAGTTAATATATTTACTGATTTTTCTGCAGAGGCTTTTGATAATGAAAAGTCATATAATATAAAAATTGATTATATTTTAAAAAAATAATAGTATATGAAAATATAATAAGAGAAAAAGAAAGTATAAGATTACCAACCTCTTTAAAATATGCTACT
Above is a window of Fusobacterium varium DNA encoding:
- a CDS encoding ectoine utilization protein EutE is translated as MSFILGNIKCENGKKEKGYWNIEKTNYHIPITIICGKQEGKTIVISSGVHSCEYVGIQAAIEIAQELSPNNISGTVIILHPVNYTGFFKRLPAVMPEDNKNLNRVFPGNKDGTLSEKIAYSFSKNLYPNIDFFFDLHGGDVQENVMPFVYFSGSADENIKEISIEAAKSLSVPYRVKSSSVNGVYSSAAMQGVPSLLVERGGRGLWSKEEVTAYKQDIKNLLKYFHILENNSNSSVSSQKEINNSKYLESKHNGFWYPAFQAGDTFKKGAFLGEIKDCFGNILETYKAEFAGIILYETISLAIAIDDPLIAYGEI
- a CDS encoding Uncharacterized conserved protein, which translates into the protein MEERILSQKALDILLKSQADEETDSLIYDFLSKKEKNPKNKNILEKMASDERDHAKMWKSFTKKNIKPNFKLIYWYKFLSVIMGFTFVLKLIQSGETNASSKYADIIDEVPEAKKASEDELRHEHELIEMLDEERLQYVGAMVLGLNDALVELTGTIAGLSFALMNTRIVALSGIITGISATLSMAASNYLAERAENNPNAMKSSVYTGVAYLITVALLVLPYLLFPEDMWLGALITMLITVIFIILFFNYYISVAKDLPFIKRFLEMAGISLSVAAISFVIGILVKKFLGIDL